In the genome of Moorena sp. SIOASIH, the window AATTTTAGTAAATCTCTTAAATATTGGCGGTCGCCTCTCGTAAATAGTTTTTCTGGTGCTATGAGATAATAAATTAAATCTGGCTGAAATTGTAGATTTACAAATTCTGATATACTGAGATTTTCTTCTTGAGGAGCTGAACAATTTTCTCGATATCTTGCTAAAGTAAGGTCTTCTACAATGGGACAATCCTCAATTTGATTAATTCCTAAAGCAACTCGATTATAATTCTCTAAGAGTTCATCACTACAAACACCAGGAGTATCAAAACATTTTAAACCAATAGGAAACTCAATTAGATTAATTTCCTTAGTACAATCTTGATGACCTGTAGACAAGAAGTAATCACTACCAATTAAACGATTACTTAATGTCGTTTTACCTGCTCCTGTTCTACCTGTAAAAAATAAGTTAATATTATCAATATTTCTAGGATAATTGCCGAGCTTTTCAATGATAAACTTGGCACGAATTTTAGAAATGGATGGAGGCTTAAGTTGGGAATACATAGTTTTTTGTTCCTAACATGTGCTTAAAGAATAATTTTTAAATCTAGAGCAGGGAAGAGTTAGGATTTCCCCACTCTGTTACAAACTCTGTTAAAATGTTCTAGAGTTAGAATAAAATCCTTTCTAAAATTTTGCTAATTTCTTCTTCATTCTCGCTAACAGCAAAGGAGTTAATCGCTTCCTTATATGGCAATAATATTGCTTGAGTTTCTTGACGCCCTACTTCTACTATTGCCTGAAAATCAGTTTGCAAATTTTGCTTTCCATTAGCACTTTCAATGCCTAAGCCAATAGCTAACAAGTTTTCAACAACAGGATAACCCCCTTGTAAATATTTTTTGCCTATCTCTTGTTCTTGTTGTATTACTTCTGGGACTTGTTCTAAAACTTTTTTCTTAACTTCTTTCATACCCATAAATTTATTCTCAGTAGTTGTGATAGTTTTAACTACGGGTTTAATCACATCCTCACTAACAGTAACTTGTTTTTTCTGTTTCTTTGCACCCATTCCAGAAGCACCAAACATACTAGCACCAAGAACAGGTAGAAATGCTAATCCGCCGGTTGCTAAACCAGCTCCTATTGCCGCCATTGTACCACTCGCCATTTCACCAAAGGCAGCAGCACTTGCACCTGCTAATTGACCAAGATCAATCCCACCAGCCATACCACCAAGATCAGGCCCACCAGCCATACCACCAGGAGAACCTTCTCCATCTACAGGTTTTTTTCTTGATTCTTGAGATTGTTCATATTCTATAACTTGCTTTTCAACTTCTACGTCTTGAAAATCAGGTACATACTCACTTTTTTCGACTTCCTGGTTGTTATAAACAATCCGATCTACTAAGATTGTTTGCGCTTCTTCTCGTGAAATTTTGGCCTCTTGAGCTAACTGAACAATTGTATCATTCAATTCTTTTGCAGCTTCCAAGGTAGCATCTTCTTCCTGAAAAACTCGAATACCATAATCAGCAACTGCCATATAGGCTTCATTGATTAAGTCTTGATTACCTTGTTTTTCATCTACTTTACGAGTAGCTAAACGACTTGCAATCTGAATTAATGCTTTGCGATAACGGCAACTACGTTCTTGTATAGCAAATTCCTTAAGTTGATCGGGTAAAACTTGTTTAAAGTTACCAATTTTATTATCTGGTAACATTGTAAGCATTAGTTTGGTAATTTGATTAATTCCTGTCCCTTGCTTACAGTCAATTTCAACAATAGGCACAGATTCATCAGGGTAGAATTCTTTAAAAATTTTAGTTATTTGTTGCGTTGCATCTTCTACACTTGCTTGACTGGTTATTCTTGTTCCATCATCTGTGAAATGAATATTCAAGGCAAAAATTACTTTATTTTTATCAGTTTGTTTTTTCTGTTTTCTGAGTAAAGCTTTTAAATATTTACGATCTGGTTTCACAAATTGAGTATGAGGAGCAACCACATAAAGAATAATATCAGGTTTACAATTTTCCTGATTTTCCGGGGATTGCCATTGCTCTACACCTATATCTTCTTTGACAACTTTTTTAGTAGTAGGATAATCTGAGCAATTCCATAACTCAAATTTATCAATAGGTGTTAATTCCTCATCTTCATCATCAATCTGGGGAAGCATCAAAGCAGCTCGATTAATATTTTCGTATGTGTCGCTACAACCGCCAGCACCAGGAAGATCAAAATACCATAAGTTACTACGCATTTTAAAGAAAACCACCATCCAAGTGCAATCTGTTTTACCTGAACTTTCAAAAACCTCATCATTATTAACATCATTAATAGTATTTGCTAATTTTTTATCAGGATCTATCAAAGTAACTGCTAGTGTAGTTTTACCTGCACCTGTACGTCCAGTAGCATAAAAATTAACAGGTTTTGGAAATAACTCTTTTTCAGATTGTTTTTTTAACCATTCTTCATCTACACGACCACTTAAATCTACTTCTCTGAAATCAAATAGTCGTAAAACATCAGGACGATCTTGAAAGATAAATTGTAGAGTTTGCAATGCTTTGTTAGACATGATAGACGTCTCCTTATTTGGTCTTGATTATTTTTTATGGTAAACAAACCAATCAATTGGTTCAAATTTAGATGTTTTGATGGTTTGAATGATTTCTTGAAGCTTAATAGCTTCTTCTTGGCAATTAGCTAGTGGATAGACATTTAGTTAGCAAGTTGGTTAAAAATTTAATATCATCTTTTTGGGCGACCTCCATTACTAAGTTAAAATCAGCTAAAAAGTTGTTAACTTTATTATTACCCCAATCAACTAATGCTTGTTCAGCTTGTCGATTAGCTTTTTTGACTAAACCACACTCCCCTAACATCATCGCCTGAGCTAAGCGATAAAGAGGCTCTTTATTCGGTTCATTTAATTGGTAATAAAAATCCAACTCATAGGCTAACAGCTTGATTTGTTCAGGATCATCCAGATACCTCTCCTCTAAAACGTACTCTGCCAACAAAAATCGAATATTGTTGCGCTTTATACATAGTTCTTGGACATCATATTCCCGATACCCATTGAATCTTGCTCCCTCTGGCAACTCCTCTAGCTCTATTTTGCGTTCTTCATTGACCACGAACCCTTGTTTCTTACTGCTATGGGCAGAACCAGGTCGTTTGCTACTCTGTTGCTGAGACTCAATGCCTTGGTTTAGTTTACTCGCTTTTAACTGGGGCTTCTTGCTCAGTTTCTTTTTCTGCCGTAACTCTTCTTCTAGTTGACTGATGGGTTCGGTTAACTGTTTTACCTGTTTCTCTAATGCTTGATTTGGCTGAGCCAACAACCCTATTATTGCTTGCTGCTGTTGCACAAACAAGCGCAGACATTCCTCCTCTGGGAGGTCGGTTGTGTCGTCGAGAGTGGCCAGCACAGGAATTTCAGTCATATCTGAGTTAGACCAGATTCACGTACTTTTGGCAAGGGGACTGGCAACATAGATCCTAAACAGGGGGTGCAGGGGTAATTGAGAAGTTACATTTACTTACTGGAGTATCAGAATGGGAAAACATCCTGAAATGACCAGCTCAATTGGCAAGGCTGTTGAAAAGGCAAAAAGAGAAGTGCTCCCACTTTGATCTTACCTTCGGCGTAGCCGACGCTTCGCGAACAGAAATGGAGATTTATTGGATAAACATCATATCATACCGCGCTCACAAGGTGGAAGTAATTGGGATAAAAATCTAGAATTACTTCATCTACACTGCCACGATGGAAAAAAAACACGGTTCTAACCATGTTAGAGGTACCAATGACAGTGGTTCTTTCAACGAGGAGCCGGGTGAAGGGAAACTTTCACGCCCGGTTTTGTTGGCGTAGCCTTCCCGAAGGGTAGACGAGTAAGTGAGGTGACTCACTGGCTTAGTTTAATGGAACACAGACCAGGGAACAGTTGCTAGTGGTGCTTCAGGGGGGGCTTCATGTTTCCCCTCTTCGCCAGGCTTAGGTTGCTGCCCGTAACGCACCACTGCTGGGTCAAACAACTTTTAGGAGATGCACCCTAGCAGGGAGCAGGGAACAGGCAAGATGCCCGTTCCACAAAGCTGTTAAAATTATGCCATGATTAACCAACGCCCTCAGGTTAATTACTCTGAGCAGTAGTGCTGCTAGGAACATTCAAATTAATACTAAAAGGCAGGGTTTGTGAATTCTCTTCTTCGCCCCAAAGGAAGGTTCCAGTCAATTGGTATTGTCCAGCTGTCAATTGCTTGGCATCACTAGGATATCTTAGAGAAATCTTCCGTTCTCCCCCAGCAATAACTGTCCATGGGTTTTGTTTGCCCGTGGTTACCGTAGTGCTTCCCTGCTTCAGAGTCCACTCCAACTTGGGACGTGCAGAGGCATTGCCACTGTTGCTAACCTGTAAGAGAATCTGCTTACTCTTATCATCAAAGCTCGCTTCCTCTACGGTCAACTTGGGAGAAATATCTCCATGACGTACATAGACAGTCACACCAATGCGAGGTACAATGCCCATACTGACGCCACCACGGTTATTTTGGGAATGTTCCAGATTTTCTGTAAAAATCACTGCCCGATATTCCCCTTTCTCCATACTAGGAGGAAAGCGGGAAATCATTCGGATGCGGCGAGTTACTCCTGGTTCTACCACCAATTCACGAGGGGAGAATTGTAGATAAGGGGTTAAGTCATTAGAGCTAGATTCCAATGCCTCAAACCCATTTTCATCGTAGGTGAAAGGTGTCGCATAGACACGGGCTCGAAACGCCTTATTACTGCGATTAGTGACGTTGATGATACCTCTGGCTTGACCTCGTTCTGCTTCTTCTTCAATAACTAAGGGAGAAACTTGAACCTGAGCTTTAGCTAATCCGGGAAATAGCACCAGTGCAGATAAGGCGCAGCTACCTAAATAGGATATTAAATGTTGATTGAGTTTAATCATTTCTAGGGAACAGGGAATCGGGAATTGGGAATCGGGAATCGGGAAGTGAGAATTTAGAATTTAGAATTTAGAATTTAGAATTGGGAATCGGGAATAGTAAATAGGTAAAAATATGTGTAACTAATTAATATAAAAGTAAGCATTTAGCTTATGGGCTACTTGAGGTGCTACTTGAGGTGCCAAAGGCCAACGGCTGACGGCTGACGGCTGACGGCTGACGGCTGACGGCTGACGGCTGACGGCTGACGGCACCTCAAGTAGCCCATATGCTTACGATAATTTAGTAAACAGCGATATACTTTAATCTATTGTTAACTAATTTTATGGTCATAGCTATGGTTACAATTACTGATTTTTATATAGTCTTATTTTTCAACAATCGTTATAAATACGGATATAGCAATGCTAAGTGATTTGTAAGTAGTCACACAAAAACAATTACCTGTTTTACAAAACCAAAACCATGATTTTGTAAGCATTACCGAGAATGGGAAGAGGTAATTTATTTTGTAATGATACTTAAACAATAGTTCCCTTAAAATCGTCCTGAGTGCTAACTACTGATAAATTAAGCCACGATCACAGAATATTCAAGTTCAATCCTGACTTAGGTAACAAAAGCAGGAAAAGGTTGATATGTAATCCCTTTGCTCTGACACCTATGCCAGCATGATAGTAACGGACATTGCCTCAAATCAAGAAATTTCCAGTTGGAATCGGCAAACCTATCAACGTTTGAAACTCGCTTTGAGTATTGGTCTGCGCCGCCAGCTTTTTTTGGCAGTGTGTGATGACCTGAATCTGCGCAACCACCTAGCAGATCAATTATACCGGGAGTTAGGCTTATGTGCAGCAAACGGGTCAGGGAACGGCCTAGGATACCCAAAGTTGGTCAGCTTGAATTTAAATCTGAGCGAGCCTAATCCCCTAGCTCAGATTAATCAATGGTTAACCGACCATCAGGAATCTTACACTTCTGAAAGTATACCGGGATTTCAGATTCTGGGTATAGAAAACTTAACACGGCAACCCGCAGCACTGCAACGATTGTTTCTTAGGCATTTACAGGCAATTGGGCATAATCTCAGCTACTGGGAACTGACTTTCTTGCTCTGGTTGCCACGACCTTGGTTTTATTCCATTCAGCAGTCCGTACCAGAATTTTGGCAACAGCACACTGGTTTCTTTGAGTTTGAAGGAGAACCAACACCCCTATGCCAACGGGTGACTGATACACCACAGACTTCCTACACATTACCCCCTTCAACAACAGTAATCGATTCTGGTCAGGAAGATGTGGAGACACTACCAGGGCAAGAGGAGGTGTTGACAGTTGAAAGTTTTAATGTTGAAGCTTCAGACGATAACTTTCAACCAAACAACGTGCCACCAGCAACTGAAACTGAAACATCACAAGATAACTTTCAACTAAACAACCTGTCACTGGCAACTGAAACTGAAACACCACAAGATAACTGCGAACCAAACCATCTGCCACCTGGAACTCAAAAACCATCTACAGGCCAAACCTATCTTGAATTGGGCAATCATTATCGCTACCTGATTGAACAGGGAGATGCCTCTGAGGAAAACTTAGTGATCGCAATCCAGGCTTATGAGCAGGCGCTGCAATGGTCAAAATTCAAACCTATAGAAGAATCCGCTATCCTCAATGATGTGGGAAATTTCTACTGGATGCTATCTCGTTGTCCGAACAATGACAACTTGATGGTCTCTTATTTAGAGCAAGCGATTAAATGCTATCAAATAGCACTAACTGACTTTTTAGCGGAACAATCTCCCGAAATTTTTAGCATGATACAGAATAATTTGGGAACAGCTTATGGAGAGTTAGCCCACTACCAAGATTTAGCTAAAAATCTGGAACATTCTATTCGTGCCTATGAAGAAGCTTTGCGCTATGGCGGTGCTGATCATGACTTGGTTAAATATGCTTCAACCCAGAATAACTTAGGGACGGCTTACTGGAATCTAGCGCAACATCAATCACCAGTGCCTAATTTAAAGAAAGCGATCGCAGCCTACCAAGAAGCCATCTGTGATCATGACAACACAGCCAATCCTCAGAATTGGGCAATGATTCAAAATAACTTGGGTACGGCTTACTGGAGTCTTGCCCAGCACGAACAACCAATAGTCTGGTTGAAGCTAGCGATATTTGCTTATAAAGATGCTCTCAAATACCGGAAACCAGAGGTTGACCCAGCTGGCTGTGCTGCAACCCAGAATAACCTAGGTACCGCCTACTGGCACTTAGCCGACCAGTTAAAGGAGGAATATGGGGCAAAAGCAGAATACTTTAAGCAATGTATCAGGGCTTATGAAAATGCTCTTGCGATCGCAGGACATCAACCACACCCCTCTGACCAAGTCCCTAACCAGAACAGATCACCTGTACCAGTTAACTTTGATATTATAGCTACCTACAACAACTTGGGGCTAGTGAATTTCCAGCTAGCCACACAGCCACAATTTTCCTTAACCAAAGGGTCTAAGTTAACTCATTTAGAAGCTGCCCTACACCAACATGTGCAAGCTTGTATGGGTACAGTTGATCAACCCGAAACCTACCAAATTTCTCTGAACTACCTGATCCACACCATTCGGGCATTCTCTCGGGAAAATGGTCCTGCGGGACAAAGCCTTGCCCTTTCCAAAGTTCCCGGTCAGCTATTACCAGAAATTTTGCCTCGCCTATAGGGTTTGTCTCTGGGTTGTAAACACAGGAATTGGGGCAATAGGCATGCTAGCAATAGGCATGCTAGCAATAGGGGAAAGAGATCCTCAGTTTTATTGTCCAATAAAAAAAGACCATACAGGTTTACATCTCAAATACAAACGCGCTTATTAGCGAATTTAAATTTCCAATTCCCAATTTTAGGGATCCGTGTAGGAATTGTGATAATTCTTGATCCGAAGTTCCCTACTCCCTACTCCCTACTCCCTACTCCCTGTTCCCTGTTCCCCGTTCCCTGTTCCCTTTGCTATCCCAATTACCAAATTTATCATAACTCTAAAAAGGGAGTTCACCATTTTCATCATATTCTAACTCTTGCGGCCTATTCTGAATCTTTATAGAAAACGGTCTTGGATCAGGTTGATTTTCGGCTACTGATGATTGGGGTTGCTCTTGGTCAAAGGTACCCTGAGTATCATTGACAAACGATTCTACTAATGGCTCCTTGGGCATCACTTCATTATTACTCATATCATCGTTTAAATCAATAATTTCTCCACCAAAACAATCTTTAATTTTCCCTAAAGCTTGCTCTATTTGAGCAGCATCCCAGTCTAAGTCAGAGAAATCATAAGCTCCCTTGGATAATACAGTGTCCACTGCTTCAGATGTTTCAGAATTGCTAGGAGGGGCAAGGTTTTGTGGCTGGGATGGTTGGGGGGAGGGGTTTACCGCTGGCTTTGAAGAGTCACTGGTGCTAGGTGGCACAACTAGTTTGGCCTCCGTTGAATCCCCCTTTGAATCCCCCTTGCTGCTTGAAGATTCCTGTGGTGCTTCTGGGGTAGTGATTGGTGGAGGTAATTTCGGAGTTGGTAGTGCTGGTAGGGTCACTCTTGATTGAGGAGCGGTCTGGGACGGGTTTGCTCCTACTAGTTGGAAATTAACTTTCACATGACCTGGATGGACTTTGGCAAATGCCTTTTGAATTTGGGGCAACATTCCTTTTATAAGCTGTTGTACACCCTTCTTTTTGATGCCAATAGATGCCTCTCGGCCATTGAAAGCTAATAAACAGCCGTTGCTACGCAGTATTTCTCTAGAGCCATCCAGTTCGATATTATGAATGACCTGTTGCCAAACCTGCTCGATTTCATATGGCTGGTTGCTAAGGTCGCTGTCTCGATTAACCCTAGCGCTATGGTCAACCTCCTGATTCGGTGTTGAGGTTGTAGCTAAATCAGGGGTTTTGGGTATGCCATTGGTAGAGGTGTCCGGGTGTGGTTGAGACCCTAACCTTTCTGAAGGCTTAGGCTCCTCAGTTTCCTGAGTCTTCGGCTTCTGAGCTGGTTTACTTGGATGCTCTGGTTTAGGAGTAGTCTGATCTGGGGAAGAGGTTGGTTGATTGTATCGCTCTTTTCTGAGCTGATCTCTCCCAACTGGTGCTAGGTTAGGCTGGTGCCTAGGTTTAACCGCAGGTGCTGAGGGTTTGACTGATGGATTTTTAGGGAATAACTGTGAGGTTTCTACGGATTGAGAGGCAAGAGCCGCTGGCAATAAACCCATTAGGGTTACTTCTAACCAGAGACGGGGCTGGGTAGTGTTTTTGATCTGAATTTCACTGTCTTTTAGATGCTGTTGACCACGTAAAATACTCTCCACATCCAGCTGTTTAGCTAACTCACACAGCTTCTGCCAGGTTGGGAGGGTGATGGCTGATAAATTATGACGAGCAGGAGCAGTTTTAGCAATCAACAAATCTCGGTAGAAGCTAGCCAGATTTTGTAGGATAACTAGGGGCTCTCGACCTCTATCGATCAGATAGCCACATTGTTCTAGTACTGCTACTGCTTCAGAAGATGCGATCGCGTTTAGCAATGCCAGTAAGTCTTGTTCAGGTACTGCGCCTACTAAATCCCAAACCTGCTCTACCGTGACCTGTTCATCTAACAAACTCAGTTGATCTAGCAAACTTTCTGCATCCCGGAGCCCCCCTTGAGCCACTTGTGCCACTAGGGTTAAGGCATCTGGTGTAATAGCGATATTTTCGTTAACTGCAATAGCCTTCAGATGAGACACCATTGCCTCTAGGGGAATGCGGCGAAAATCAAAACGTTGGCAGCGGGAAATAATGGTGGGTAATACCCGTTGAGGGTCTGTGGTAGCCAAGATGAAGACTACCCGCTCGGGCGGTTCTTCCAGGGTTTTGAGAAGGGAGTTGAAGGCTGCGGTACTAAGCATATGGCATTCATCGATAACATACACTTTGTAGCGGCACTGGACTGGGGCAAATTGAGCCCGTTCAATGATTTCCCTGATATTATCTACACCGGTATGACTAGCTGCGTCCATCTCAGTCACATCCAAGGATAAACCACCAGCGATCTCACGGCAGACGTGACATTCCCCACAAGGAAATGGAGTTGGCAAAGGACTCTTGAGACAGTTGAGAGACTTAGCTAAAATCCGTGCTGAAGAGGTTTTTCCCGTACCTCTAGGGCCAGTAAACAAATAAGCAGGGGCAATGCGCTCACTCTCGATGGCATTGGTTAGGGTTTTTGCGATCGCATCTTGCCCCACTAAATCCGCAAATCTCTGGGGACGATATTTGTGATGTAGGGGTTCGTAGCTCACGAGTTTCTGCTGTGGGGGGCTTACCGGATTGGTCTAGTAGTGTTTTACTAATAGTGTTTTAATTTTAGGCAAGACAGATGGGGGTCTTGTTAGGGATTGCTGGAGAGAGGGGTTTGTTGAACCTTGATCTTCGGTGGTAATCTTTCACCAAAGATAGTAACAGGGATATCAGACTCCCATACTACTGATCGGTTAGTTTACGTAAACTATATAATCGAGCATTTCCACCTCATCGATATATATCTTCTTTCTTAATTATGGAATCAGCTATTTCTTCTTCTGTTAGTACTACTGACGAATTACCCCGCGAGGTGAGAGTTGCTCAACTCCGTAATCTGGTAGAAACTCTACACATCGCGGATGAAATTGCCAGCCAAGGCTACCTGATTAGTAGTTCTGAACTGGCGGATTTAATGGATGTCAACGCCAGCGCTGTCACCAGTCGGGGCAACCACTGGTCTTGGCGCAACTGGGTTGTGTCAAGGGTCAGGCGTGAAGGGAATCAAATTCTGTGGCAGTTAGAACGGGTAGACAAAGGGAATATAATGGATGAAGACTAAGCCCTACAAGACTAAGCTAGATAGGGGCGTGCCTATATTACGTTGAGACTATGTTGGTAAGCATTCAGCATTCAGCAGTCAGCGGTCAGCGGTCAGGTTATTTGATTCAAAAGCTGTTCGCACCTCAATTATCGTGGCCACAGGCTGATGGCTGATAGCACCTCAAGTAGCATCTCAAGTAGCGCATAGGCATAGGCTGATAGCTGATACGCGACACGCTGATACGCGACACGCTGAATGCTTACCTATGTTGAGACTATGTTGAGTGTTGACCCTTGACCGAACGTTAAGGATTAACACTCAACACTCAACAGTCCCACTGGTGGATTAAACCCCATTAACACAACTTGATATTACTCATATGTCTTTTCAAAACTGGGATCATGGGAAAACAGCTAATATATTGGCAGTAACCCTAGTCTTGCAAATGTAGGTTACAGCGCAAGAACATGGGTCAAACAGAGCGAGCAGCTTCATGGCATCCGTACCCAAAATGACTTCACCTGTCTCGGAAAACCCGAAGAACTTGATCCGCCCATTTCAATACCATCATTTGGCAGCAATTGAGAAGCTACTGCAACAGGCAACTGATGGGCAGAGTAAGATCTGCCCATCAGTTGACCAACAGCCACTTAAGCAAGTTAGACGCTGGTACTGGTTGCTGAAGTTTTTAAGTTGGTTTCCCAACCCCTATCAGTACAGCTTTTGTATCTATGTGGCTGAGGAACTCCAAAAGCTGCGCGGACTGATCAAAATTTCCCCATTTAATCACACCCGTAGTACTTGGCGGGTGGAGCAGGTGTTAGTTGATGCCAACACTCCTCTAGTAAGTAACACCCTGGCAACTCGAGACATTGGCTCGGCTCTGTTGCGCTATTGCTTTGAAAAAATTTGGCAAGCGCGAACTTGGTTATTGGAAGTCAATATCAATCATAAAAGTTCACTGGCTCTTTATCGGCAAAACGGATTCCAGCCCCTAGCTCAGATGACCTATTGGGCGATTGAGCCAAAACTGCTGGAAAAATTGGCGGTTCGTGAACCAGATTTGCCGAACCTGTTGCCTGTCAGTAACGCAGATGCTCAGTTGCTCTATCAGCTGGATACGGCATCAATGCCACCAATAGTGCGTAAGGTTTTTGACCGCCATATTCAGGATTTTCAAACCAGTATGTCACGGAAAATCATTGATTCACTGTGGCAGTGGCTAAATCATACTGAAGTAATCAGTGCCTATGTATTTGAACCACAGCGTAAAGTCGCCGTTGGCTATTTTCGGCTGCGACTGTGCCGTGATGGTAACCGAACCAACTCAGCTGAGTTAACAGTTCATCCAGCCTACAATCACCTATATCCAGAGTTACTGTCTCAAATAGCACGGATTGCCCAAAAACTGCCTTCCCAATCCCTAAATCTGGCAACGGCTGACTATCAAGCCGAGCAGGAAGAGTATCTAGCTCAGCTGGGAGCAGAACGGATTGAGCATACTCTGCTGATGTCCCGTTCCGTCTGGCATAAGTTGCGCGAAACCAAGTCTGTTACTTTTGAGTTATCGGATGTGCTTCAGGGGCTACAGCCAGCCCGAACCCCAATCCCCAGCCGCATATCCTGGTCACAATCCCCATCGAAGAAACACCGTGCTAAGGTTAAAAAGATCTCCATTGGGGTTTCCCAGTCCTCCAGTGTAGTCTCTCAAGAGGAGAGGGTGTCAGTTAAATCTTCACCGCAGAAGTAGTTAGGGATCCCAAGTTGGGTTCTAACAGCTAATTTGCAGATGCCCCATACCTGATGTGCCATTTCCAAAATTAGCTCTTTGACTGTAACTTTATAGGATAGGAGCTTAAACTATGGAAAGAATTTCAGCACTGGGATTGGATTTGGGAAGCAAACGTATTGGTGTGGCCGGTTGTGATGGGACAGGTTTGATTGCTACTGGTTTAACTACCATTGAGCGTACCTCCTTTCAACGGGATGTTGACCAACTGCGAGAGTTGGTTGAAACCAGAGAAGTGCAGCTACTGGTGGTAGGTTTGCCTTATTCGATGG includes:
- a CDS encoding tetratricopeptide repeat protein, yielding MIVTDIASNQEISSWNRQTYQRLKLALSIGLRRQLFLAVCDDLNLRNHLADQLYRELGLCAANGSGNGLGYPKLVSLNLNLSEPNPLAQINQWLTDHQESYTSESIPGFQILGIENLTRQPAALQRLFLRHLQAIGHNLSYWELTFLLWLPRPWFYSIQQSVPEFWQQHTGFFEFEGEPTPLCQRVTDTPQTSYTLPPSTTVIDSGQEDVETLPGQEEVLTVESFNVEASDDNFQPNNVPPATETETSQDNFQLNNLSLATETETPQDNCEPNHLPPGTQKPSTGQTYLELGNHYRYLIEQGDASEENLVIAIQAYEQALQWSKFKPIEESAILNDVGNFYWMLSRCPNNDNLMVSYLEQAIKCYQIALTDFLAEQSPEIFSMIQNNLGTAYGELAHYQDLAKNLEHSIRAYEEALRYGGADHDLVKYASTQNNLGTAYWNLAQHQSPVPNLKKAIAAYQEAICDHDNTANPQNWAMIQNNLGTAYWSLAQHEQPIVWLKLAIFAYKDALKYRKPEVDPAGCAATQNNLGTAYWHLADQLKEEYGAKAEYFKQCIRAYENALAIAGHQPHPSDQVPNQNRSPVPVNFDIIATYNNLGLVNFQLATQPQFSLTKGSKLTHLEAALHQHVQACMGTVDQPETYQISLNYLIHTIRAFSRENGPAGQSLALSKVPGQLLPEILPRL
- a CDS encoding HNH endonuclease, giving the protein MDKHHIIPRSQGGSNWDKNLELLHLHCHDGKKTRF
- a CDS encoding DNA polymerase III subunit gamma/tau, with amino-acid sequence MSYEPLHHKYRPQRFADLVGQDAIAKTLTNAIESERIAPAYLFTGPRGTGKTSSARILAKSLNCLKSPLPTPFPCGECHVCREIAGGLSLDVTEMDAASHTGVDNIREIIERAQFAPVQCRYKVYVIDECHMLSTAAFNSLLKTLEEPPERVVFILATTDPQRVLPTIISRCQRFDFRRIPLEAMVSHLKAIAVNENIAITPDALTLVAQVAQGGLRDAESLLDQLSLLDEQVTVEQVWDLVGAVPEQDLLALLNAIASSEAVAVLEQCGYLIDRGREPLVILQNLASFYRDLLIAKTAPARHNLSAITLPTWQKLCELAKQLDVESILRGQQHLKDSEIQIKNTTQPRLWLEVTLMGLLPAALASQSVETSQLFPKNPSVKPSAPAVKPRHQPNLAPVGRDQLRKERYNQPTSSPDQTTPKPEHPSKPAQKPKTQETEEPKPSERLGSQPHPDTSTNGIPKTPDLATTSTPNQEVDHSARVNRDSDLSNQPYEIEQVWQQVIHNIELDGSREILRSNGCLLAFNGREASIGIKKKGVQQLIKGMLPQIQKAFAKVHPGHVKVNFQLVGANPSQTAPQSRVTLPALPTPKLPPPITTPEAPQESSSSKGDSKGDSTEAKLVVPPSTSDSSKPAVNPSPQPSQPQNLAPPSNSETSEAVDTVLSKGAYDFSDLDWDAAQIEQALGKIKDCFGGEIIDLNDDMSNNEVMPKEPLVESFVNDTQGTFDQEQPQSSVAENQPDPRPFSIKIQNRPQELEYDENGELPF
- a CDS encoding GNAT family N-acetyltransferase → MASVPKMTSPVSENPKNLIRPFQYHHLAAIEKLLQQATDGQSKICPSVDQQPLKQVRRWYWLLKFLSWFPNPYQYSFCIYVAEELQKLRGLIKISPFNHTRSTWRVEQVLVDANTPLVSNTLATRDIGSALLRYCFEKIWQARTWLLEVNINHKSSLALYRQNGFQPLAQMTYWAIEPKLLEKLAVREPDLPNLLPVSNADAQLLYQLDTASMPPIVRKVFDRHIQDFQTSMSRKIIDSLWQWLNHTEVISAYVFEPQRKVAVGYFRLRLCRDGNRTNSAELTVHPAYNHLYPELLSQIARIAQKLPSQSLNLATADYQAEQEEYLAQLGAERIEHTLLMSRSVWHKLRETKSVTFELSDVLQGLQPARTPIPSRISWSQSPSKKHRAKVKKISIGVSQSSSVVSQEERVSVKSSPQK
- a CDS encoding P pilus assembly protein, chaperone PapD gives rise to the protein MIKLNQHLISYLGSCALSALVLFPGLAKAQVQVSPLVIEEEAERGQARGIINVTNRSNKAFRARVYATPFTYDENGFEALESSSNDLTPYLQFSPRELVVEPGVTRRIRMISRFPPSMEKGEYRAVIFTENLEHSQNNRGGVSMGIVPRIGVTVYVRHGDISPKLTVEEASFDDKSKQILLQVSNSGNASARPKLEWTLKQGSTTVTTGKQNPWTVIAGGERKISLRYPSDAKQLTAGQYQLTGTFLWGEEENSQTLPFSINLNVPSSTTAQSN